The DNA segment TGGATCAGCTGCTGGTGGCTACCGACGACAAGAGGATATATGACTGCGTCTTGGGCTTCGGCGGCCGGGCGGTGATGACCTCCAAAAACCACCGGTCGGGTACCGATCGGATAGCCGAGGCCTTGGAGAAATTCGAAATTCGAAAACCTGTCCTGAGAAGGGCAAGTTTGCCTGATTTTCGAAGGGATCCTAAATTCGAAATTATTATCAACATTCAGGGCGATGAACCGCTGATAGATCCCAAAGCCATTGATCTTTTAGCCAAGGCCATGGTGGAGAACCAGAAAACGGAGATGGCCACACTGGTCGGCAGTTTCAAGGATAAAGATGACTTGTTGAGCCCTAACACCGTCAAGGTGGTGGCCGATTATCAGGGATTTGCCCTGTATTTTTCCCGGTCTGTCATTCCTGGCAACCGGGAGGGCAGCCGCAGGCTCTCGAATTACCTCAAACATATCGGCATTTACGCCTACCGACGCGACACCC comes from the candidate division TA06 bacterium genome and includes:
- the kdsB gene encoding 3-deoxy-manno-octulosonate cytidylyltransferase encodes the protein MMTIGIIPARYGSTRFPGKPLAEIQGRPMIWHVYQRCLKAKYLDQLLVATDDKRIYDCVLGFGGRAVMTSKNHRSGTDRIAEALEKFEIRKPVLRRASLPDFRRDPKFEIIINIQGDEPLIDPKAIDLLAKAMVENQKTEMATLVGSFKDKDDLLSPNTVKVVADYQGFALYFSRSVIPGNREGSRRLSNYLKHIGIYAYRRDTLFKLIAWPQSALEKTEKLEQLRALENGVKIRLIKTAYSPLAVDTPADKARICKILEGQSFA